From a single Gavia stellata isolate bGavSte3 chromosome 5, bGavSte3.hap2, whole genome shotgun sequence genomic region:
- the PGM2 gene encoding phosphopentomutase: MAARSSAGDAALRRAAEQWLLWDKNPKTSAIVKQLVAEGNAGELQKYFGSRMEFGTAGLRAAMGAGISHMNDLTIIQTTQGFCRYLEKNFSDLKKRGVVIGFDARAHLSSGGSSKRFARLAANTFISQGVPVYLFSDITPTPFVPYTVTHLKLCAGIMVTASHNPKQDNGYKVYWENGAQIISPHDKGISQAIEENQEPWPQAWDDKLIDSSLLLHDPYATVNKEYFKDIQKQCFHRNINKETNLKFVHTSVHGVGHKFVQLAFKAFDLSPPFAVPEQKDPDPEFPTVKYPNPEEGKGVLTLSFALAEKDGAKIILANDPDADRLAVAEKQESGEWKVFSGNELGALLGWWIFTCWKNNNRDTCAIKDVYMLSSTVSSKILRAIALKEGFHFEETLTGFKWMGNRAKQLMDQGKAVLFAFEEAIGYMCCPAVLDKDGVSAAVITAEMASFLATRNLSLSQQLKAVYNEYGFHITKASYFICHDPKVIQQLFDNLRNFNGKNTYPKSCGRFKVSGIRDLTTGYDSSQPDQKAILPTSKSSQMITFTFANGGVATMRTSGTEPKIKYYSELCAPPGNSDIEQLKKELDELVNALEKHFFQPEKNNLQRKTE; encoded by the exons ATGGCAGCGCGGAGCTCCGCCGGGGATGCGGCGCTCCGCCGCGCGGCCGAGCAGTGGTTGCTCTGGGATAAG AATCCAAAAACTTCTGCAATAGTGAAGCAGCTGGTTGCTGAAGGAAATGCTGGAGAACTGCAGAAATACTTTGGCTCGCGGATGGAGTTTGGCACAGCAGGGCTCCGAGCTGCCATGGGAGCAGGGATTTCCCACATGAATGACTTGACTATTATCCAGACAACCCAG GGATTTTGCAGATACCTTGAGAAGAATTTCAGTGACCTGAAAAAGAGAGGAGTTGTGATTGGTTTTGACGCTCGTGCCCATCTTTCCAGCGGAGGCAGTAGCAAAAG GTTTGCAAGACTTGCTGCTAATACCTTCATCAGTCAAGGAGTTCCAGTTTATCTGTTCTCTGATATAACACCAACTCCTTTTGTG CCATACACAGTAACTCATCTGAAGCTTTGTGCTGGAATTATGGTTACGGCTTCCCATAATCCAAAACAAGATAATGGTTACAAG GTTTACTGGGAAAATGGTGCTCAGATCATTTCCCCTCATGACAAAGGGATTTCTCAGGCTATTGAGGAGAACCAAGAGCCTTGGCCTCAGGCTTGGGATGACAAACTGATAGACAGCAGCCTGCTACTTCATGATCCATATGCCACGGTCAATAAGGAGTATTTCAAGGACATACAGAAACAATGCTTTCACAG gaatataaacaaagaaacaaacctgaAATTTGTTCATACTTCTGTGCATGGCGTAGGTCATAAATTTGTGCAGTTGGCCTTCAAGGCATTTGaccttagccctccttttgccGTTCCGGAGCAGAAGGATCCTGATCCAGAATTTCCCACAGTGAAGTATCCAAATCCTGAAGAAGGCAAAGGTGTTCTG ACATTGTCTTTTGCTTTGGCTGAAAAAGATGGGGCAAAAATCATTTTAGCAAATGATCCTGATGCTGATCGACTTGCAGTGGCAGAGAAACAAGAGAG TGGTGAATGGAAAGTGTTTTCTGGAAATGAGCTGGGAGCTCTCTTAGGCTGGTGGATCTTCACTTGCTGGAAAAATAACAATAGGGATACTTGTGCCATTAAAGATGTCTACATGTTATCCAGTACTGTTTCTTCCAAAATCCTGCGAGCGATTGCACTAAAGGAAGGTTTTCATTTTGAG GAAACACTGACAGGTTTCAAGTGGATGGGCAACCGTGCCAAACAGCTCATGGACCAGGGaaaagctgttctttttgcATTTGAGGAAGCTATAG GGTATATGTGCTGTCCTGCTGTTCTGGACAAAGACGGTGTCAGCGCCGCTGTTATAACTGCGGAGATGGCTAGCTTTTTGGCAACCAGGAATTTGTCTTTGtcacagcagctgaaagctgtCTATAATGA ATATGGCTTCCATATCACTAAAGCTTCATATTTCATCTGCCATGATCCTAAAGTTATTCAACAGCTTTTTGACAACCTTAgaaattttaatggaaaaaacaccTACCCAAAATCTTGTGGTAGATTTAAAGTTTCTGGAATAAGGGATCTAACTACTGGGTATGACAGCAGCCAGCCAGATCAAAAGGCT ATACTTCCCACTAGTAAAAGCAGCCAAATGATAACGTTCACTTTTGCTAATGGAGGAGTGGCCACAATGAGAACCAGTGGGACGGAACCAAAGATCAAATACTATTCTGAACTTTGTGCACCTCCTGGAAACAG TGACATTGAGCAGCTGAAGAAGGAACTAGATGAATTGGTCAACGCTCTTGAAAAACACTTCtttcaaccagaaaaaaataatcttcagcGGAAGACTGAGTAA